The proteins below come from a single Metarhizium brunneum chromosome 1, complete sequence genomic window:
- the IMP4 gene encoding U3 small nucleolar ribonucleoprotein IMP4 — protein MIRKQARQRRDYLYRRALLLRDAEVSEKRAKLRASLASGKPLDPSIANDKSLRKDYQYDESTPDLGVNEQLDLDDEYAQLSGIVDPRVLVSTSRDPSARLSAFAKEIRLLLPTSIRMNRGNLILPDLVKSAQSAGLSDIVLLHEHRGTPTALTLSHFPHGPTVSFSLHNVVLRHDIPGSVRGTVSESYPHLIFDGFTSPLGKRIVKVLKHLFPPREAITSKNKMGNRVVTFKNIEDSIEVRHHVFVRTGYDSVELAEVGPRMTMRPFEIRGGTLENKDGDVEWHLSQYTRTAKKKNYL, from the exons ATGATT CGTAAACAAGCACGACAGCGAAGAGACTATCTCTACAGAAGGGCCCTTCTTCTGCGAGATGCTGAAGTCAGTGAAAAGCGCGCCAAGTTACGGGCATCATTGGCATCGGGCAAGCCTCTCGACCCCTCTATTGCCAATGACAAGAGCCTCAGAAAAGACTACCAATACGACGAATCAACTCCCGACTTGGGCGTGAATGAACAACTAGACTTGGACGACGAATATGCTCAACTCTCTGGAATTGTTGACCCTCGGGTCCTTGTTTCAACATCACGAGACCCTTCCGCCAGACTGTCAGCATTCGCAAAGGAAATCAGATTGCTGCTACCTACATCTATTCGAATGAACCGTGGTAATCTTATTCTTCCCGATCTGGTCAAATCAGCCCAATCCGCGGGGTTGTCAGATATCGTTCTCCTTCATGAACACCGTGGCACACCAACGGCTCTCACGCTGTCGCACTTTCCTCACGGACCTACAGTCTCGTTCTCGCTACACAATGTCGTACTGCGACATGATATTCCAGGGAGCGTGCGAGGCACGGTAAGCGAATCGTATCCTCATCTCATCTTCGACGGCTTTACGTCTCCGCTGGGCAAGCGCATTGTCAAGGTCCTGAAGCACCTCTTCCCCCCACGGGAGGCCATCACGAGCAAAAACAAGATGGGTAACCGTGTTGTCACGTTCAAAAACATCGAGGACAGTATTGAGGTCCGCCATCATGTTTTTGTTAGAACTGGCTACGATAGCGTCGAGCTTGCTGAAGTCGGTCCTCGAATGACAATGCGCCCCTTTGAGATCCGCGGGGGTACACTCGAGAACAAGGATGGTGATGTTGAATGGCACTTGTCGCAGTATACAAGAacagcaaagaagaagaactaTCTTTAA
- the RDH12 gene encoding Retinol dehydrogenase 12: MSNFGFETECHEVVNTFAQEVKGKTFLITGPTPGGIGAQTAISLAAASPSTIILVGRSVEKGQPTVHHIKRANSSINVRFVEAELSSMQSVRKAAQCILDDDGIPFINTIINNAGIMVPPYSQTKDGFESQFATNHLSHFLLVNKLMPKLLAAGNARVVNVSSVGNKYSGMNWGDIHFRTTYTPQRAYSQSKTAQILFSVSLNKKLASKGVRSFALDPGSVETGLSKYISLDIAEDMAQKIAGKSLVEARASRRKTVCQGCATTLVAALDPTLGHGVYLADCKITSDPACVNAWALDEGDAERCWTLSEECVGETFVY, translated from the exons ATGAGCAACTTTGGTTTCGAAACAGAATGCCACGAAGTGGTCAATACCTTTGCTCAAGAAGTCAAGGGTAAAACAT TCCTCATCACAGGCCCAACCCCAGGGGGCATTGGCGCGCAAACAGCCATATCCTTGGCCGCTGCCTCGCCCTCAACAATAATTCTGGTCGGACGATCTGTCGAGAAGGGCCAGCCCACGGTCCACCATATCAAACGAGCCAACTCCTCCATCAATGTCAGATTCGTAGAGGCCGAGCTCTCATCAATGCAGAGTGTCCGCAAGGCTGCACAATgcatcctcgacgacgatggcATTCCATTCATCAACACCATTATCAATAATGCGGGAATCATGGTTCCTCCGTATTCCCAGACAAAAGACGGTTTTGAGTCGCAATTCGCCACGAACCACCTCTCCCACTTCCTGCTCGTCAACAAGCTCATGCCAAAGTTGCTCGCCGCCGGAAATGCACGAGTGGTGAATGTGTCAAGCGTGGGCAACAAGTACAGCGGCATGAACTGGGGGGACATTCATTTCAGGACAACTTACACGCCACAAAGGGCGTACTCACAGTCCAAAACGGCACAAATTCTCTTCTCGGTGTCGCTGAACAAGAAACTGGCTTCAAAGGGAGTGCGGTCATTTGCTCTGGACCCCGGCAGTGTCGAGACTGGGTTGTCAAAGTACATCTCTTTGGACATTGCCGAGGACATGGCACAAAAGATTGCGGGCAAGAGCCTTGTAGAAGCGAGGGCTTCTCGAAGAAAGACTGTGTGCCAGGGCTGTGCTACCACGTTAGTTGCTGCGCTGGATCCCACGCTCGGCCATGGGGTGTATCTGGCTGACTGTAAAATCACAAGCGACCCTGCCTGTGTTAATGCTTGGGCGTTGGACGAGGGGGATGCGGAGAGGTGTTGGACGCTGAGTGAAGAATGTGTGGGAGAGACGTTTGTGTATTGA
- the psy1_0 gene encoding Syntaxin-like protein, whose translation MSYQQNPYSPAPPQDAGRAESEDNRWGVGRYEMQPLNNQRPVSYQQPVSYQQQPPPQQQHDGLSEAQFLDQVQGLRNDMKAFNQSLDELSKRHKRSLADRDAKDQFGDYRFEVQNQREMLQDGVRRLENDLASTSPSDKARQTKKRHLQSLKTPLQKVVEKYVKVEQDIRNGEEAERIRQLGLVHQDWDYSRLQEEARRDWGNEGVFQDALMNNRSEQATQVLGNVRARHQDLQRLEKDLSEIALLYQELATMVEQQDETIVATEQNAEYTVDNMEAGNQQVKVATDHARRARKLKWWCLLLCVIIIIVVALGVALGICLNGNRCSGGK comes from the exons ATGTCGTACCAACAAAACCCGTATTCCCCGGCGCCTCCCCAAGATGCAGGGCGCGCAGAGAGTGAG GATAATCGCTGGGGAGTTGGCCGTTACGAAATGCAACCTTTGAACAACCAGCGACCGGTCAGCTACCAACAGCCGGTCAGCtaccagcagcaaccaccACCGCAGCAACAGCACGATGGGCTTTCAGAAGCGCAATTTCTGGATCAGGTCCAGGGCTTGCGCAACGACATGAAAGCCTTTAATCAATCCCTCGATGAGCTCAGCAAGCGTCACAAGCGAAGTCTGGCCGACAGAGACGCCAAGGACCAGTTCGGTGACTATCGCTTTGAAGTGCAAAATCAGCGAGAAATGCTCCAGGATGGGGTCAGGCGCCTTGAGAACGACCTCGCCAGTACCAGTCCCTCCGACAAGGCTCGCCAGACCAAGAAACGCCATCTACAGTCGTTAAAGACTCCGCTACAAAAGGTCGTGGAAAAATATGTCAAGGTGGAACAGGACATTCGGAATGGCGAGGAAGCGGAGAGAATACGCCAATTGGGACTTGTCCACCAGGATTGGGACTACTCGAggcttcaagaagaagcacgCCGTGACTGGGGCAATGAAGGCGTTTTCCAGGATGCT CTCATGAACAACCGCAGTGAACAAGCCACTCAAGTACTCGGTAATGTTCGCGCTCGCCATCAGGACTTGCAGCGTTTGGAGAAGGACCTTTCCGAAATTGCCCTCCTGTACCAGGAACTTGCCACCATGGTCGAGCAACAAGACGAAACTATCGTAGCCACAGAGCAAAACGCCGAATATACTGTCGACAACATGGAGGCCGGTAATCAGCAAGTCAAGGTAGCAACAGACCATGCTCGTCGTGCCCGCAAGCTCAAGTGGTggtgcctcctcctctgcgtcatcatcatcattgtgGTCGCTCTTGGTGTTGCGCTGGGTATCTGCCTCAACGGCAACAGGTGTAGCGGCGGCAAGTAG
- the tom70 gene encoding Mitochondrial import receptor subunit, with product MSNPLPSMPPVRPTAIPVDAPSSTWDRISSWVSENKAVVYTIAGVAVVVTGAGVVYYLNSDSQKSRPESSPKLSKKERRKRKEAERKAAETNEPTPAPSQAKSVAVESEDEIPEIDESTVTKLSPEQREQYAAKLKQAGNRAYGDKAYNKAIGLYSQAILCKPDPVFYSNRAACYSAMSEWDKVVEDTTAAIAMDPEYIKAINRRATAYEHQKKYSEALLDFTASCIIDNFKSESTAQAVERLLKVFAEHRAKEMMASRPPKLPSPIFVGNYLQSFRQKGRPAGLEDSVELDAETGKGQLQIGLQGLEKKTGEGYEDARQAFEKALELGDLGEYEALAYNLRGTMRTLLGNHAEATEDFDKSIELDPGMIQSYIKRASISLELGEPDKADAEFAKALEQDKDDPDVYYHRAQASFIKGDLAEAQKDYQKSIDLDKDFIFSHIQLGVTQYKMGSIASSMATFRRCIKNFPKVPDVYNYYGELLLDQSNFSEAVEKFDTAMEMEKQTKPMSMNVLPLINKALALFQWKQDFKEAEQLCQKALIIDPECDIAVATMAQLLLQQNKVTEALKYFERAAELARTEGEIVNALSYAEATRTQVQVTEKYPKLAAKLAGGGAPPGLGMGR from the exons ATGTCCAACCCCCTACCGTCAATGCCTCCTGTGAGGCCAACAGCCATCCCCGTAGATGCGCCCTCATCGACTTGGGATCGCATTTCCTCTTGGGTATCGGAAAACAAGGCCGTTGTCTACACCATTGCCGGTGTTGCTGTCGTAGTCActggtgctggtgttgtCTATTACTTGAATTCTGACTCG CAGAAATCCAGGCCAGAATCATCGCCCAAGCTCAGCAAGAAGGAGAGacggaagagaaaagaagccGAACGCAAGGCTGCCGAGACCAACGAACCCACCCCAGCTCCGTCGCAAGCCAAGAGCGTTGCCGTTGAGAGTGAAGACGAAATTCCCGAGATCGACGAATCTACTGTCACCAAGTTGTCGCCTGAGCAACGTGAGCAGTATGCCGCCAAACTCAAGCAGGCCGGCAACCGAGCCTACGGTGACAAGGCATacaacaaggccattggTCTCTATTCCCAGGCCATACTTTGCAAACCGGATCCCGTCTTCTACTCCAACCGTGCCGCCTGCTACAGTGCTATGAGCGAATGGGACAAGGTGGTCGAGGACACTACTGCCGCCATTGCTATGGACCCCGAATATATCAAGGCGATCAACCGCCGAGCTACAGCTTACGAACACCAGAAGAAGTACTCGGAGGCTCTCCTCGACTTTACTGCATCCTGCATCATTGACAACTTCAAGAGCGAGTCCACCGCCCAAGCTGTCGAGCGACTTCTAAAGGTTTTTGCCGAGCACCGtgccaaggagatgatggcttcTCGACCCCCTAAGCTGCCTAGCCCCATTTTCGTCGGCAATTATCTCCAGAGCTTCCGACAGAAAGGCCGTCCCGCGGGTCTTGAGGACTCTGTCGAGCTCGACGCGGAGACGGGCAAGGGCCAGCTGCAAATTGGCCTTCAGGGTCTTGAGAAGAAGACTGGCGAAGGATATGAAGACGCAAGACAAGCTTTCGAGAAGGCACTTGAATTGGGTGATCTTGGCGAGTATGAGGCCTTGGCTTACAACCTTCGAGGCACTATGCGAACTCTGCTTGGAAACCACGCCGAGGCCACGGAAGACTTCGACAAGAGCATCGAGCTTGATCCCGGGATGATTCAGAGCTATATCAAGCGTGCCAGCATCAGCCTGGAGCTTGGTGAGCCCGACAAGGCCGATGCTGAGTTTGCCAAGGCCCTTGAgcaggacaaggacgaccCCGACGTCTACTACCACCGTGCTCAGGCTAGCTTCATCAAGGGGGATCTTGCCGAGGCTCAAAAGGACTATCAGAAATCTATTGACCTGGACAAGGACTTTATTTTCTCTCACATCCAGCTCGGTGTAACCCAATACAAGATGGGTTCTATCGCCTCATCCATGGCCACTTTCCGCCGATGCATCAAGAACTTCCCCAAGGTGCCTGATGTCTACAACTACTATGGTGAGCTGTTGCTCGATCAAAGCAACTTTTCCGAGGCCGTTGAGAAGTTCGACACcgccatggagatggagaagcagacCAAGCCCATGTCAATGAACGTCCTGCCCCTGATCAACAAGGCCTTGGCCCTGTTCCAGTGGAAGCAAGATTTCAAGGAGGCCGAGCAGCTATGCCAGAAAGCTCTGATCA TTGACCCTGAATGCGACATTGCGGTCGCCACCATggcccagctcctccttcAGCAGAATAAGGTCACTGAAGCCCTCAAATACTTTGAgcgcgccgccgagctcgCACGCACCGAAGGCGAAATTGTCAACGCGCTCTCCTACGCCGAAGCTACCAGGACACAAGTCCAAGTCACCGAGAAGTACCCCAAGCTAGCAGCTAagctggctggtggcggtGCCCCTCCTGGCCTCGGCATGGGCCGATAA
- the set8 gene encoding SET domain-containing protein 8: protein MSSQLPIDTFPAWAHLNDVQFTHVNLQDVGEGKGFGLVAHEDLESAEADGTSKGLVTIPHDLVLSAEAVEDFAKVDHNFKQLLEAVGRQSTRGDIMLYLVSQFAQSSRPKGLSPTPWTEYIRLLPRPIPVPTMWTEPERLLLNGTSLEAALEAKLLSLGKEFDTLREVSEDFPFWNEFLWSGEEVSLEDWVLVDAWYRSRCLELPRSGAAMVPGLDMVNHSSKATAYYEEDDHDNVVLLIRPGCPVRSGEEVTISYGDAKPASEMLFSYGFIDPNNIVDKLTLRLDPFPDDPLARAKLRISNSGPTLTISRKETEDSQGASSIVWRSPFVYLMCLNEEDGLSFQLLQDTAGDRQLRLFWQGEDVTDQADDFETLIQGHDLCPVFKLRAITVLHEKVGEQLARISRGPSDDELEPLQAAGLLRAESIAAARILKDVESKLLGHALEALDNERTNLLANNHVVAYLGSKEDYPIGQEAQATAANDDADDFS, encoded by the exons atGTCGTCCCAGCTCCCCATCGATACGTTCCCCGCATGGGCTCATCTCAACGACGTTCAGTTCACACACGTCAATCTTCAAGATGTAGGCGAGGGTAAGGGGTTCGGACTCGTTGCGCATGAGGATCTGGAGAGTGCCGAGGCGGATGGCACGAGCAAAGGCCTTGTTACGATTCCTCACGATCTGGTGCTATCTGCTGAGGCCGTGgaggactttgccaaggtTGACCACAACTTCAAGCAGTTACTTGAAGCAGTGGGACGACAA TCCACGAGAGGTGATATAATGCTCTATTTAGTCTCCCAATTCGCCCAATCCAGCCGCCCAAAGGGTCTATCGCCCACCCCATGGACTGAGTACATCCGCCTTTTGCCTCGGCCCATTCCCGTTCCAACTATGTGGACGGAGCCGGAACGCTTACTCCTAAATGGGACGTCGTTGGAG GCTGCCCTGGAAGCCAAACTCCTCTCTTTGGGCAAAGAGTTTGACACGCTGCGTGAGGTGTCTGAGGATTTTCCATTTTGGAATGAGTTCCTGTGGAGCGGCGAAGAGGTTTCTCTGGAGGACTGGGTATTAGTTGATGCCTGGTACCGTTCGAGGTGCTTGGAGCTACCACGGTCAGGAGCCGCCATGGTCCCGGGACTTGACATGGTGAACCATTCGAGCAAAGCAACAGCCTATtacgaagaagacgaccaTGACAATGTTGTGCTCCTCATCCGCCCGGGATGTCCAGTTCGCAGCGGCGAGGAAGTCACAATCTCGTATGGCGACGCTAAGCCTGCTTCTGAGATGCTCTTCAGCTATGGATTCATCGACCCCAACAACATCGTGGACAAGTTGACGCTGCGCCTGGATCCCTTCCCAGATGATCCCTTGGCAAGGGCAAAATTACGAATTTCTAACAGCGGACCGACTTTGACAATCTCACGAAAAGAGACGGAAGACTCGCAAGGAGCGTCTTCAATTGTATGGCGCTCACCGTTTGTGTACCTGATGTGCCTCAACGAGGAAGACGGCCTGTCGTTCCAACTTCTCCAAGATACTGCAGGGGACAGACAGCTAAGACTCTTTTGGCAAGGTGAAGACGTGACAGATCAAGCGGACGATTTCGAAACCCTGATCCAGGGCCACGATCTCTGTCCCGTGTTTAAACTCAGGGCTATTACTGTGTTGCATGAGAAGGTCGGAGAGCAATTGGCCCGAATTAGTCGCGGCCCATCAGACGATGAGCTAGAACCCTTGCAGGCGGCTGGCTTGCTGAGAGCTGAATCCATAGCAGCCGCAAGAATATTGAAGGATGTGGAAAGCAAATTGTTGGGCCATGCGTTGGAGGCGTTGGACAATGAG AGGACGAATCTTCTTGCGAACAACCACGTGGTGGCATATCTCGGATCGAAGGAAGATTACCCAATCGggcaagaagcgcaagccACGGCAGCCAATGACGACGCAGACGACTTTAGTTGA
- the acu-15_0 gene encoding Transcriptional activator protein, translated as MPGILPMKVIKVGNSAQSRIAQACDRCRSKKIRCDGVRPTCSQCANVGFECRTSDKLSRRAFPRGYTESLEERVRQLETEVRELKDLLDEKDEKIDMLSAMHANHHRQPSLTSASNTLPSPDTSKDSPASTAKEDTFRVQGSPLLFGVEHSDSYFMGPSSGRSFITSFKHKLRQRGKLCNDFNPEAFLHVQGCAPLTQEEPSQVSRLPPRIFSDRSVNVYFQEWAPLFPVLHKPTFLRIYEEFVADPEKVKCHHKIAQLHLVFSIAGVSSEQPDYPQLAACEKQWTKAIESMVLENTMSTLQCLILALLYCAIRADNKRVQHFKGLAIGLSHRLGLHQSQKRFSFGALTLETRKKVFWTLYTLDCFTAATLGLPKMLKEDDIHTEYPSDTDDEYITEKGFQPTLPGEHTRLSSALALFRATRIMAAILEKNYPAVANHELSLQQMTSFEADLNAWYQELPAHLRLNFSQDKPSTDVTGSRSPILALAYHHIRTLIYRPVVGSSLGAKAAPALISIADSSKRIIQIVQLLEERNMSFSFCLNKFDLLALCGLTLLYQVVDLKADSKLSRDIEKLVNFTIKSMNQAKAPGCIDLARIAANLIRVDEHPSPLPPQAPMAAPSQRSSSKGSKKKPELQQEHEGMRRMTMPDTQTLERDFCPRSRQSFDSVTSSEASTNYQGHRLSVVTQPTRISTKTPISRVIPNLDYLSLNNTPSHTGASSPAGRSRMETPGLSVSPSGQIMAAVDPTAKMADVCNSEWETLLGSMDSNVYDAIYGGASLPSETIPANSNSVGWSPESWDMSSINVGDFGRNPEPPQSVLSMSDESLSSGEEVAPSELGLSVGSAEFNKLHMPEAYGFDLEGFPL; from the exons ATGCCTGGCATCCTGCCTATGAAGGTCATCAAGGTGGGCAACAGCGCTCAAAGTCGTATTGCCCAGGCCTGTGACCGTTGCCGCAGTAAGAAAATTCGTTGTGATGGCGTTCGTCCGACTTGCTCGCAATGTGCCAATGTCGGCTTCGAGTGCCGGACCAGCGACAAGCTGAGTCGCCGTGCCTTTCCCCGCGGATACACAGAGTCGTTAGAGGAGCGAGTTCGGCAATTAGAAACCGAGGTCAGAGAGCTCAAAGACCTCTTGGACGAAAAGGATGAGAAGATAGATATGCTTTCCGCCATGcacgccaaccaccatcgCCAACCATCACTCACATCTGCCTCCAACACACTGCCTTCGCCAGACACCTCCAAGGACAGTCCCGCATCTACTGCCAAGGAGGATACTTTCCGCGTACAAGGCTCGCCGTTGCTTTTTGGCGTCGAGCATTCTGACTCCTACTTCATGGGCCCGTCCAGTGGCCGCTCATTTATCA CCTCCTTCAAGCACAAACTTCGACAGAGGGGGAAATTGTGCAATGACTTTAATCCAGAAGCCTTTCTGCACGTTCAAGGATGCGCACCGTTGACTCAAGAAGAACCTAGCCAGGTTTCCCGCCTACCTCCTCGCATCTTTTCTGACCGGTCTGTCAACGTCTACTTCCAGGAGTGGGCGCCGCTATTTCCGGTTTTGCATAAGCCTACCTTTCTTCGCATCTACGAGGAGTTCGTGGCCGATCCTGAAAAGGTCAAGTGCCATCACAAAATTGCACAGCTGCATCTTGTTTTTAGCATTGCCGGAGTCTCATCTGAACAACCCGACTACCCGCAACTGGCCGCTTGCGAAAAGCAGTGGACCAAAGCTATTGAATCGATGGTTCTGGAGAACACCATGAGTACGCTCCAGTGCCTCATCCTTGCGCTCCTGTATTGCGCGATTAGGGCAGACAATAAGCGAGTCCAGCACTTCAAGGGTCTGGCCATTGGACTGTCCCACCGACTCGGCCTGCATCAGAGCCAAAAGCGATTTTCTTTTGGggccttgaccttggagacgaggaagaaggtaTTTTGGACTCTTTATACTCTCGACTG CTTTACTGCCGCTACCCTTGGGCTGCCAAAAATGCTCAAGGAGGATGATATCCACACGGAATATCCGTCCGATACAGATGATGAATACATTACCGAGAAGGGATTTCAACCTACATTACCGGGAGAACATACTAGATTGTCCAGCGCCCTGGCTCTTTTCCGGGCCACTCGGATCATGGCAGCAATCTTGGAAAAGAACTATCCTGCAGTGGCCAACCATGAGCTCTCTCTTCAACAAATGACTAGCTTTGAGGCGGATCTTAATGCTTGGTACCAAGAATTACCCGCGCATTTACGACTAAACTTCTCTCAAGATAAGCCATCAACAGACGTGACTGGGAGCAGATCTCCCATCCTG GCCTTGGCGTACCATCATATCCGAACCCTGATCTACCGTCCCGTTGTTGGCTCTAGCCTTGGTGCAAAGGCCGCACCCGCCCTCATTTCCATCGCGGATTCCAGCAAGCGAATCATTCAAATTGTtcagctgctcgaggagagGAACATGAGCTTCTCGTTCTGTCTCAATAAATTTGACCTCCTGGCCCTCTGCGGCCTGACGCTTCTTTACCAGGTCGTCGATCTGAAGGCGGACAGTAAATTGAGCCGCGACATTGAAAAGCTTGTCAACTTCACTATCAAGTCGATGAACCAAGCCAAGGCTCCAGGATGCATCGACCTGGCCCGCATTGCAGCCAATCTTATCCGCGTTGACGAAcatccaagccctcttcCACCTCAAGCACCAATGGCGGCACCATCACAGCGTTCGTCCTCAAAAGGCTCGAAAAAGAAGCCAGAACTTCAACAGGAGCACGAAGGGATGCGTCGCATGACCATGCCCGATACCCAGACCCTGGAAAGAGACTTTTGTCCTCGATCGCGGCAGTCTTTTGATAGCGTCACCTCTTCTGAGGCATCGACCAACTACCAAGGCCACCGTTTGTCAGTAGTAACACAGCCAACCCGCATTAGCACCAAGACTCCGATATCCCGCGTCATTCCCAATCTCGATTATCTGTCTCTGAACAACACTCCATCTCATACTGGTGCATCTTCACCCGCTGGAAGATCTCGCATGGAGACGCCCGGATTGTCAGTATCGCCATCCGGTCAAATAATGGCCGCTGTCGACCCTACAGCAAAGATGGCTGACGTGTGCAATTCTGAATGGGAGACGCTACTCGGATCAATGGATAGCAATGTTTACGATGCCATCTATGGTGGCGCAAGCCTCCCAAGTGAGACAATACCCGCGAACTCGAACAGTGTTGGTTGGTCGCCAGAGTCTTGGGACATGAGCAGCATTAACGTGGGTGACTTTGGACGGAATCCAGAGCCGCCACAAAGCGTGCTTAGCATGAGTGACGAAAGTTTGAGCTCTGGCGAAGAAGTTGCGCCGTCAGAGTTGGGCCTTAGCGTGGGAAGCGCAGAATTCAATAAATTGCACATGCCAGAAGCCTATGGCTTCGACCTCGAGGGATTTCCTTTGTGA
- the PGC1 gene encoding Phosphatidylglycerol phospholipase C yields the protein MNPASRIPSLIFHLQKHCTPSVLILSATPLSRFHSVPASKLRLRRRPVRDGPLKDDAGHIVIVKMADEKDTLQLGGDISWDIPEAPWTTARPSKRDPARFLPQAIAHRGYKALWPENTMGAFKGAVEVGAHAIETDVHLSRDGVAVLSHDASLTRCFGIDKKLADCDWEYLSTVETLREPKQGLPRLQDLLEWLVEADKLQGDEHSHRPWVLLDIKLDDDAKDLVNAISSAIAQVPASTPWQGRIVLGCWNASVLKASRRTLPDYPVAHIGFSLSYARHFLPIPNMGFNMAFHTLVRPYQGRRFMRDVRAARRPLYAWTVNHPRWMRWCLERNVRSGGGSVVDGVVTDDPRLYLDVCRRYEDDVDAGAPGRDDRGSLGQTVGLAVDIVKRHVLAKLFFWYRRHVQGKLDDLDGKTKRQIKRD from the exons ATGAATCCCGCGAGCCGCATCCCCTCCCTCATCTTCCATCTGCAAAAACACTGTACGCCCTCTGTCCTCATCTTATCCGCCACGCCCTTGTCGCGCTTCCACTCCGTCCCGGCCTCCAAACTccgtcttcgccgccgccctgtCCGAGACGGGCCTCTCAAGGACGACGCGGGCCACATTGTTATCGTCAAGATGGCGGACGAGAAGGATACGCTGCAGCTAGGGGGCGACATTTCATGGGATATTCCAGAGG CCCCGTGGACAACCGCCCGTCCGTCCAAGCGAGATCCCGCACGTTTCCTGCCGCAGGCCATCGCGCATAGAGGTTACAAGGCGTTGTGGCCGGAGAACACCATGGGCGCCTTCAagggcgccgtcgaggttggcgCACACGCGATCGAGACGGACGTGCATTTGTCCAGGGACGGCGTAGCCGTGCTGTCGCAT GACGCATCCCTCACGCGGTGCTTCGGGATAGACAAGAAGCTAGCCGACTGCGACTGGGAATACCTGTCCACCGTAGAAACGCTCCGCGAGCCGAAGCAGGGCCTGCCCCGGCTCCAAGACCTGCTAGAATGGCTCGTCGAAGCCGACAAGCTACAAGGCGACGAGCACAGCCATCGGCCCTGGGTCCTGCTCGACATCAAG ctcgacgacgacgccaaagacCTCGTAAACGCCATCAGCAGCGCCATAGCCCAAGTCCCCgcctcaacaccatggcagGGCCGCATCGTCCTCGGATGCTGGAAC GCCTCTGTGCTCAAAGCCTCGCGCAGAACCCTGCCGGACTACCCCGTCGCCCACATCGGCTTCTCGCTCTCCTACGCGCGGCACTTCCTGCCCATCCCCAACATGggcttcaacatggcctTCCACACGCTCGTGCGCCCCTACCAGGGCCGGCGGTTCATGCGAGACGTgcgcgccgcccgccgcccgcTGTACGCCTGGACCGTCAACCACCCGCGCTGGATGCGGTGGTGCCTCGAGCGCAACGTGCGtagtggcggcggcagcgtcgtGGACGGCGTCGTGACGGACGACCCTAGGCTGTACCTCGACGTGTGCCGGCGGTACGAGGACGACGTGGACGCCGGTGCGCCGGGGCGCGACGACCGCGGCTCCCTCGGACAGACGGTCGGGCTGGCCGTGGACATTGTCAAGAGGCACGTCCTCGCCAAGCTGTTCTTTTGGTATAGGAGGCATGTGCAGGGCAAGttggatgacttggatggCAAGACGAAGCGGCAGATAAAGAGGGACTAG